In Micromonospora sp. LH3U1, one genomic interval encodes:
- a CDS encoding LON peptidase substrate-binding domain-containing protein, whose amino-acid sequence MTARLPVFPLATVLFPGLVLPLHIFEERYRALVRHLVDLPEGAPREFGVVAIQSGWEVASAGPGARATPSVGEVTLHEVGCTAELRQVTELADGGFDIVTVGRRRFRIADVDDSATPYLTAEVEWLPEPTGPDEVAELLAARVIAVFRQYLGLIRSDPEELSEQLPEDPTVLSHLVAATAALTVDDRQRLLAIDDTASRLRAELRLLNREAALLRQVRAVPVPLAELASPPTPN is encoded by the coding sequence GTGACCGCACGGCTGCCGGTGTTCCCGCTCGCAACAGTGCTCTTCCCCGGGTTGGTGCTGCCGCTGCACATCTTCGAGGAGCGCTACCGGGCGCTGGTCCGACACCTGGTCGACCTGCCCGAGGGCGCTCCGCGTGAGTTCGGCGTGGTGGCCATCCAGTCCGGCTGGGAGGTCGCGTCCGCCGGTCCCGGCGCCCGTGCGACGCCGAGCGTGGGCGAGGTCACCCTGCACGAGGTGGGCTGCACCGCCGAGCTTCGCCAGGTGACCGAGCTGGCCGATGGTGGCTTCGACATCGTCACGGTCGGCCGGCGCCGTTTCCGGATCGCCGATGTCGACGACAGCGCCACGCCCTACCTGACCGCCGAGGTCGAGTGGCTGCCCGAGCCAACCGGGCCGGACGAGGTGGCCGAGCTGCTGGCCGCCCGGGTGATCGCGGTGTTCCGGCAATACCTCGGCCTGATCCGGTCCGACCCGGAGGAGCTCTCCGAGCAACTACCGGAGGACCCGACCGTGCTCTCCCACCTGGTGGCGGCGACCGCGGCGCTCACCGTCGACGACCGACAGCGGCTGCTGGCGATCGACGACACCGCCTCCCGGCTCCGCGCCGAGCTGCGGCTGCTCAACCGCGAGGCGGCTCTGCTGCGTCAGGTGCGGGCGGTTCCGGTGCCGCTGGCGGAGCTGGCGTCTCCGCCGACACCCAACTGA